Proteins encoded in a region of the Flavobacterium sp. PMTSA4 genome:
- a CDS encoding Sec-independent protein translocase subunit TatA/TatB translates to MFGIGGGELFFILFIALMLFGSDKIPTIARTLGKAMAQLKNATNEIKSEIQKSAEENGVDNSIKELTSTFTKEIDEVKEGIDPNSITKFQKEIEDIESMSGPIKRQK, encoded by the coding sequence ATGTTTGGAATTGGCGGTGGAGAATTATTTTTCATACTTTTTATAGCATTAATGCTTTTTGGTTCTGATAAAATCCCAACTATAGCTAGGACTTTAGGAAAAGCAATGGCACAATTGAAGAATGCTACTAATGAAATAAAAAGTGAAATTCAAAAAAGTGCTGAGGAAAATGGTGTTGATAATTCAATTAAAGAATTAACATCAACTTTTACAAAAGAAATTGATGAAGTTAAAGAAGGAATCGATCCAAATAGTATTACAAAATTCCAAAAAGAAATTGAAGATATCGAATCAATGTCTGGTCCGATTAAACGCCAAAAATAA
- a CDS encoding M1 family metallopeptidase: MNKVLLASILLLFSAQNSSAQEQKSQERNPDKFKQMYDLLATPNMYRTASGMPGPEYYQQQADYKIDIELDDKNTKLFGQETVTYTNNAKESLDYMWMQLDQNQQSRKSLSPLVENSVTDPVMSPKSFSRKYLEEPFDGGFNIEFVKDSNGKPMKYTINQTMMRIELDKPLQHGEKISFSIKWWYNINNYRLDGGRSGYEQFPDGNRLYVIAQFYPRMAVYNDVEGWQNQQFWGSGEFALPFGNFEVNITVPADHILEATGDLLNRNEVFTPEQVKRYAQAEKSFDKPVIVVTQAEAEAAEKGFSDKKKTWKFKATNVRDFGISTSRKFIYDAMAVQLATRTAMAISLYPKEGNPLWEQYSTRVVAHTLKSYSSHTFDYPYPKAISINAEDQGMEYPMICWNFGRPGADGVTSERTKNGMIGVITHEVGHNFFPMIVNSDERQWTWMDEGLNSFMEYMALKEWDPNFPADRGPAKNIVPYMSGDQSGLEPIMTNSESIRQFGNNAYGKPAAALNILRETVMGRELFDYAFKTYANRWKFKHPTPEDFFRTMEDASAFDLDWYWRGWFYTTDYNDIGIKEVKKYFVSNEPSKEVDDFIKTRRRRNRIDGARVYLVADGSESYKPSMNKPFEIKDSKTLSEYIEQTFTKEEQAKLNAPKYFYQVTFDKPGGLVMPILVELTFEDGTTENYHFPAQIWRKDDKQAIRTFATQKVLKKITIDPKQETADIDLSNNTWPKTQVKSKFDESRN; the protein is encoded by the coding sequence ATGAATAAAGTACTTCTTGCCTCAATTTTACTATTATTTTCAGCTCAAAACAGTAGTGCTCAAGAGCAAAAATCACAAGAAAGAAACCCAGACAAATTCAAGCAAATGTATGATTTATTGGCAACGCCAAACATGTATCGTACCGCATCTGGAATGCCTGGACCAGAATATTATCAGCAACAAGCAGATTATAAAATAGATATTGAACTTGATGATAAAAACACAAAACTTTTTGGTCAAGAAACAGTAACATATACCAATAATGCCAAAGAATCTTTGGACTATATGTGGATGCAATTGGACCAAAATCAACAATCAAGAAAATCATTATCACCTTTAGTTGAAAATAGTGTAACTGATCCAGTTATGAGTCCAAAAAGTTTTTCTAGAAAATATTTAGAAGAACCTTTTGATGGTGGATTTAATATTGAATTTGTAAAAGATTCAAATGGAAAACCAATGAAGTACACAATTAATCAAACCATGATGCGTATAGAATTGGACAAACCATTACAACACGGAGAAAAAATTTCATTTTCAATAAAATGGTGGTACAATATCAATAATTACAGATTAGATGGTGGACGTTCGGGTTATGAGCAATTTCCTGATGGAAATCGTTTGTATGTGATTGCACAATTTTACCCAAGAATGGCAGTTTACAATGATGTTGAAGGTTGGCAAAACCAACAATTTTGGGGTTCAGGAGAATTTGCACTTCCATTTGGAAATTTTGAAGTAAATATTACTGTTCCAGCCGATCATATTCTTGAAGCAACGGGTGATTTGTTAAATAGAAATGAAGTTTTCACACCAGAACAAGTAAAGCGATATGCTCAAGCTGAAAAATCTTTTGACAAACCTGTAATAGTTGTAACTCAAGCTGAAGCCGAAGCAGCAGAAAAAGGTTTTTCAGACAAGAAAAAAACCTGGAAATTTAAAGCAACTAATGTTCGTGACTTTGGAATTTCAACTTCTCGAAAATTTATTTATGATGCAATGGCAGTCCAACTTGCAACAAGAACAGCAATGGCAATTTCATTATATCCAAAAGAAGGAAATCCGCTTTGGGAACAATATTCTACCAGAGTTGTTGCACATACTTTAAAAAGCTATTCTTCACATACATTTGATTATCCGTATCCAAAAGCAATTTCGATTAATGCTGAAGATCAAGGAATGGAATATCCTATGATTTGTTGGAATTTTGGTCGTCCTGGTGCAGATGGAGTAACTTCTGAGCGAACAAAAAATGGAATGATTGGTGTTATAACGCATGAAGTTGGCCATAACTTCTTTCCAATGATTGTAAATTCAGATGAACGTCAATGGACTTGGATGGATGAAGGATTAAATTCATTTATGGAGTATATGGCATTAAAAGAATGGGATCCGAATTTTCCAGCCGATCGTGGACCAGCAAAAAATATTGTTCCTTATATGAGCGGTGATCAAAGCGGTTTAGAGCCAATAATGACCAATTCAGAATCTATAAGACAATTTGGGAATAATGCTTATGGAAAACCAGCAGCTGCATTAAATATTCTTCGAGAAACGGTTATGGGTAGAGAACTTTTTGATTATGCATTTAAAACCTACGCAAACCGATGGAAGTTCAAACATCCAACTCCCGAAGATTTTTTCAGAACTATGGAAGATGCTTCAGCTTTTGATTTAGATTGGTATTGGCGTGGTTGGTTTTATACCACTGATTACAATGACATTGGAATCAAGGAAGTAAAAAAATATTTTGTGAGTAACGAACCTTCAAAAGAAGTTGATGATTTTATAAAAACGCGAAGAAGAAGAAATAGAATTGATGGAGCTAGAGTTTATTTAGTAGCCGATGGAAGTGAAAGTTACAAACCATCAATGAATAAACCTTTTGAAATAAAAGATTCTAAAACTTTATCGGAGTATATTGAGCAAACCTTTACTAAAGAAGAGCAAGCTAAATTAAATGCTCCAAAATATTTTTATCAAGTAACTTTTGATAAACCTGGAGGTTTGGTGATGCCAATTTTAGTTGAATTAACTTTTGAAGATGGAACAACTGAAAATTATCATTTTCCAGCTCAAATTTGGAGAAAAGATGATAAACAAGCCATCAGAACTTTTGCAACTCAAAAAGTATTAAAAAAGATTACTATCGATCCAAAACAAGAAACTGCGGATATTGATTTATCCAATAATACATGGCCAAAAACTCAAGTGAAGTCAAAATTTGACGAATCCAGAAATTAA
- the pepE gene encoding dipeptidase PepE codes for MKKLIIASTSTLHGGNYLEYILPVLKNHFSKVSTLLFIPYAQPGGISYDDYTNVVKNAFATININVKGIHEFSNPIEALENAQGIFTGGGNTFLLVTKLYENNVLKTLKKVVENGTPYLGSSAGSNITGLTMQTTNDMPIIYPPSFETLGFLPFNLNPHYLDPDLQSKHMGETRETRIKEFHTLNTTPVLGLREGSWLEVKGENIILKGNLTARWFIQNELPIELEAETDLSLI; via the coding sequence ATGAAAAAATTAATTATAGCAAGTACATCAACACTTCATGGTGGAAATTATTTAGAATATATTTTGCCCGTTTTAAAAAATCATTTTTCAAAAGTATCAACGCTTCTGTTCATTCCATATGCGCAACCTGGAGGAATTTCGTATGACGATTACACCAATGTTGTAAAAAATGCATTTGCAACAATTAATATTAATGTCAAAGGAATTCATGAGTTTAGTAATCCAATTGAAGCATTGGAAAATGCCCAAGGAATTTTTACTGGTGGCGGAAACACTTTTCTACTTGTTACCAAATTGTATGAAAACAATGTTTTAAAAACTTTAAAAAAAGTAGTTGAAAACGGAACACCTTATCTTGGTTCAAGTGCTGGAAGCAACATTACTGGTTTAACAATGCAAACCACTAACGATATGCCTATTATTTATCCGCCAAGTTTTGAAACCTTGGGATTCTTACCATTCAATTTAAATCCACATTATCTTGATCCAGATTTACAAAGTAAACATATGGGTGAAACTCGTGAAACCAGAATTAAAGAGTTTCACACTTTGAATACAACACCAGTTCTTGGTTTAAGAGAAGGAAGTTGGTTAGAAGTTAAAGGTGAAAATATTATTTTGAAAGGAAATTTAACTGCGCGATGGTTTATACAAAATGAATTACCAATTGAACTTGAAGCAGAAACTGATTTGTCTTTGATATAA
- a CDS encoding O-methyltransferase has translation MHFLSDDLDQYVTIHSQDEPELLAQLNKETFQKILQPRMLSGHFQGRVLSMLSKIIAPKTILEIGTYTGYATLCMAEGLAENGTIDTIDIEEELVDFQKKYFDKSSWGSQITQHLGDALEIIPTLNKKYDLVFIDADKENYINYFHLIVPMMNKGGIILSDNVLWSGKVVEEVKPNDLATKILLEYNKLLKEDSRVETVLLPIRDGLTVSRVK, from the coding sequence ATGCATTTTCTTTCAGACGATTTAGATCAATACGTTACAATTCATTCGCAAGATGAACCTGAATTATTAGCGCAACTTAATAAAGAAACTTTTCAAAAAATATTACAACCACGAATGTTGAGCGGACATTTTCAAGGTAGAGTTTTGAGTATGCTTTCAAAAATTATTGCTCCAAAAACTATTTTAGAAATTGGAACTTATACTGGTTATGCAACGCTTTGTATGGCTGAAGGATTGGCTGAAAATGGAACTATTGACACTATTGATATTGAAGAAGAATTGGTTGATTTTCAAAAAAAATATTTTGATAAAAGTTCTTGGGGAAGTCAGATTACGCAACATCTTGGCGATGCTTTAGAAATTATTCCAACTTTAAACAAAAAATACGATTTAGTTTTTATTGATGCTGATAAAGAAAACTACATTAATTATTTTCATTTAATCGTTCCAATGATGAATAAAGGCGGAATTATTCTTTCAGACAATGTATTATGGAGCGGAAAAGTGGTTGAAGAAGTAAAACCTAACGATTTAGCAACAAAAATTTTATTAGAATACAACAAACTCCTAAAAGAAGATTCTAGGGTTGAAACTGTTTTACTGCCAATTCGCGATGGATTAACGGTTTCGAGAGTAAAATAA
- a CDS encoding phosphatase PAP2 family protein: MFDKLIDLDHKILIFLNGLGSETYDDFWLVITKQIYWSPLFLLIFYLLQKKLGWKKFGYYILFTAVLILISDQTANLFKNSFQRLRPCNLEELKGIIRVVKSSSSFSFYSGHATNSMASTVFAFMILKQYYNHSYLLFLFPLIFAFSRIYLGLHFPSDILTGYLFGATFGFICYKLYQKYILKTT, from the coding sequence ATGTTTGATAAACTAATCGATTTAGATCATAAAATTTTAATATTTCTTAACGGATTAGGTTCAGAAACATATGATGATTTTTGGTTAGTTATAACAAAACAAATTTATTGGTCGCCTTTATTTTTATTGATTTTTTATTTACTCCAAAAAAAACTGGGTTGGAAAAAATTTGGATACTACATATTATTCACGGCAGTTTTAATTTTGATTTCCGACCAAACGGCTAATTTATTTAAAAATTCATTTCAAAGACTTCGTCCATGTAATTTGGAAGAATTAAAAGGTATAATCAGAGTTGTAAAATCAAGTAGTTCTTTCAGTTTTTATTCTGGTCATGCTACAAATTCGATGGCAAGTACTGTTTTTGCTTTTATGATTTTAAAGCAATATTACAATCACAGTTATTTATTGTTTTTATTTCCGCTGATTTTCGCTTTTAGTAGAATATATCTTGGACTTCATTTTCCTTCGGATATTTTGACGGGTTATTTATTCGGAGCAACTTTTGGGTTTATTTGCTATAAATTATATCAAAAATATATACTTAAAACTACTTAG
- a CDS encoding murein L,D-transpeptidase catalytic domain family protein — translation MKYKILSLLAFLLLTSFSSLPKKHFEKNIALNEEEKSLFRIEAVYNELKSNSFSLPSFDCFSIALEGFFKFKEKGFFQKDIITLIDFSKSSNSKRLWIIDLDKNEVLLNTLVAHGRNTGDEFANYFSNKEQSYQSSLGFYATAEVYNGKHGLSLKLDGLQKGLNDNARERAVVLHGADYVSEKFIQNNKRLGRSQGCPAVPLEYNDKIISLIKDKSCLFIYHPSKKEKFI, via the coding sequence ATGAAATATAAGATTTTATCCCTGTTAGCATTTCTGCTATTAACATCGTTTAGCAGTTTGCCAAAAAAACATTTTGAAAAAAATATAGCTTTAAATGAAGAAGAAAAATCTTTATTCAGAATTGAAGCAGTATACAATGAATTAAAGTCAAATTCTTTTTCTTTACCAAGCTTTGATTGTTTTTCAATAGCTTTAGAAGGATTTTTTAAGTTCAAGGAAAAAGGCTTTTTTCAAAAAGATATAATTACGTTAATAGATTTTTCAAAATCATCAAATTCAAAACGTCTTTGGATAATTGATTTAGATAAGAATGAGGTTTTGTTGAATACATTAGTTGCTCATGGTAGAAATACAGGTGATGAGTTTGCAAATTATTTTTCGAATAAAGAACAATCTTATCAAAGCAGTTTAGGTTTTTATGCTACTGCCGAAGTATATAATGGTAAACATGGTTTGTCATTAAAACTTGATGGTTTGCAAAAAGGATTAAACGATAATGCAAGAGAAAGAGCAGTTGTTTTGCATGGTGCAGATTATGTTTCTGAAAAATTTATTCAAAATAATAAGCGCTTAGGAAGAAGTCAAGGTTGTCCTGCAGTTCCTTTAGAATATAATGATAAGATAATAAGCTTAATTAAAGATAAATCATGTCTTTTTATTTATCATCCTTCAAAAAAGGAAAAATTTATCTAA
- a CDS encoding DUF6702 family protein → MSKIFKISFGILMFFLISSFIIHKFYVGMFQLEFVPQKKELQITTRLFIDDLNEALKKKFHKKTFLAEENESKEDVVLLQKYFSEKFKIQINGQTKSYVFLSKEIENNVLICYFKIKDIQKINSLEIENSILTDLFPEQQNIIQFNDNGKKSSLLLTDETIKGMLK, encoded by the coding sequence ATGAGCAAAATTTTCAAAATATCCTTTGGGATTTTAATGTTTTTTTTAATTTCATCCTTTATAATACATAAGTTTTATGTTGGAATGTTTCAGTTAGAATTTGTTCCACAAAAGAAAGAATTACAAATCACAACACGTTTATTTATTGATGATTTAAACGAAGCATTAAAGAAAAAATTTCACAAGAAAACTTTTCTTGCCGAAGAAAATGAATCTAAAGAAGATGTTGTTTTGCTTCAAAAATATTTTTCCGAAAAGTTTAAAATTCAAATTAACGGTCAAACAAAGAGCTATGTTTTTTTGAGCAAAGAAATTGAAAACAACGTTTTAATTTGTTATTTTAAAATAAAAGATATTCAAAAAATCAATTCACTAGAAATTGAAAATTCTATACTTACTGACCTTTTCCCAGAACAGCAAAACATTATTCAATTTAATGATAATGGAAAAAAATCATCGCTTTTACTTACGGATGAAACCATTAAAGGAATGTTAAAATAA
- a CDS encoding L,D-transpeptidase family protein → MKYLLLFIFFSLVISCKKETEKTIPKKIEIVEREKPYEGKIIKIDSTLYVKFENQDLEFFYKSYNNETVWQSTELRTFVLNEFKNAENEGLFSKDYNYSKLAKLEKKINKLSDKELVDYDLLLTLNFQKYIKHISQGKLNPRDIYEDWDLKAKSTDVSKILIKAFKKQDDFIAVIDSCKPQHEVYKKLKTALSILNSLPKDTIKPILVNEKIIPKDTLKEMVAIKRRLIYWKDLKASDSLTNVYDSKTVEAVKNFQFRHGLASDGVIGKGTLYALNFNKTKRKQQIITNMERWKWFPKEFGKEYLMVNIPDYKLVAVEEKDTIRTHKVIVGTNKRKTPILSSKLSYAVFNPTWTVPPTILKEDVIPAMSKNKNYLASKNITAYDSQGNIVSADDWKASKAKSYRYVQSPGSYNSLGMVKIIFPNKFSVYLHDTNHRDYFGKTNRSLSSGCVRVENPLELTNYLLKDSINYPMDSITSILKKLDTKTAPIKSRIYLYQWYWTAWSENSKLIFRDDIYNLDEDLYKKLSE, encoded by the coding sequence ATGAAGTATTTATTACTATTTATTTTCTTTTCCTTAGTTATTTCTTGTAAAAAAGAAACCGAAAAAACAATTCCGAAAAAAATAGAAATTGTAGAAAGAGAAAAACCTTATGAAGGAAAAATTATCAAAATAGATTCTACTTTATACGTCAAGTTTGAAAACCAAGACTTAGAATTTTTCTACAAAAGTTATAATAATGAAACTGTTTGGCAATCTACTGAGTTAAGAACATTTGTCTTGAATGAATTTAAAAACGCAGAAAATGAAGGTCTTTTTTCAAAAGACTACAACTATAGTAAGCTAGCTAAATTAGAAAAGAAAATCAATAAATTGTCAGACAAAGAGTTGGTTGATTATGATTTACTATTGACACTAAATTTTCAGAAGTACATCAAACACATTAGTCAAGGAAAATTAAATCCAAGAGATATTTATGAAGATTGGGATTTAAAGGCAAAATCTACTGATGTTTCAAAAATTTTAATAAAAGCATTTAAAAAACAAGATGATTTCATCGCTGTTATTGATAGTTGTAAACCTCAACATGAAGTTTATAAGAAACTAAAAACAGCACTTTCTATTTTAAATTCTTTACCAAAAGACACTATAAAACCAATTTTAGTTAACGAAAAAATTATCCCAAAAGACACTTTAAAAGAAATGGTTGCCATAAAAAGAAGACTCATTTATTGGAAAGACCTAAAAGCAAGCGATAGTTTGACCAATGTTTATGACTCTAAAACCGTTGAAGCTGTCAAGAATTTTCAATTTCGACATGGTTTAGCATCTGATGGCGTTATTGGAAAAGGAACTTTGTATGCTCTTAATTTCAACAAAACCAAAAGAAAACAACAAATCATTACAAATATGGAACGTTGGAAATGGTTTCCTAAAGAATTTGGAAAAGAATATTTAATGGTAAACATTCCTGATTATAAACTTGTTGCAGTTGAAGAAAAAGACACAATCAGAACTCACAAAGTAATCGTTGGAACAAATAAAAGAAAAACTCCAATTCTGTCATCAAAATTGAGTTATGCAGTTTTTAATCCTACTTGGACTGTTCCTCCAACTATTTTAAAAGAAGATGTAATTCCGGCAATGTCAAAAAATAAAAATTATCTGGCTTCCAAAAATATTACAGCATATGATTCTCAAGGAAACATAGTTTCTGCGGATGATTGGAAAGCATCAAAGGCAAAAAGTTATCGATATGTTCAAAGTCCAGGAAGTTATAATTCACTTGGAATGGTTAAAATTATTTTTCCAAATAAATTTTCCGTCTACCTTCATGACACTAACCATCGGGATTATTTCGGGAAAACAAATCGCTCATTAAGTTCTGGATGCGTCAGGGTAGAAAATCCTTTAGAACTGACCAATTATTTATTGAAAGATTCTATCAATTATCCAATGGACAGTATAACTTCTATATTGAAAAAATTGGATACAAAAACAGCGCCTATAAAATCTAGAATTTATTTATACCAATGGTATTGGACAGCTTGGAGTGAAAACAGTAAATTAATTTTTAGAGATGACATCTATAACTTAGACGAAGATTTGTATAAAAAACTTTCTGAATGA
- a CDS encoding DUF5916 domain-containing protein, with protein sequence MQTKFTSEKISIDGKLDEEIWKTASTATDFVMINPGNGTPIPEGQKADVKLVYDNEAVYIGAILYDNEPNKILKELTLRDDFATADHFGVFINGYNDGQHEFRFFVSAAGVQIDGIYTESNGEDFSWDAIWKSEVKITDFGWVVEMKIPYAALRFPKSEQQTWGINFYREVRRDRYQYCWSLISNTIQNEALCAGLLQGIENVKTPTRLFLIPYSSFYLNTKEGQKSQTEFKGGMDIKYGINDAFTLDAILVPDFGQTKFDNVELNLSAFEQIFAEQRPFFTEGTDLFSKGDLFYSRRIGSEPSTYPTTTADEEVIEYPNTVNLLNALKISGRTKNGLGIGILNAITEKTEATIRKTTINPDNTVTITERDEVVEPLANYNVFVLDQRFNKNSSISLVNTNVTRNGEFRDANVSALVWDLNSKGNKFNLDGDVKYSYVNELSGLDDKKGYVTSLSFGKTSGKRRFRIGGNYVSNEFDNNDLGVNFQTHYHSLYGNTSYRILKPNKLFNEFSTYLNLYSEYDNRTGRIQAGSANIQFNITNKKNDYIGFGVNTNPLKTYDFYEPRSYDERRFVEIPEQMSFFFYFSGNYNRKFALDFNPSFTFVNELQRVTYGFNFGPRYRFNDKFSLIYNFRFVRQNKNTGWAAFDEFDNTIFSRRDRKSITNTLSAKYSINNKMNINLNIRHYWSSLNVLQYLNLKDDGTLENNYTYSENRNQNLNTWNLDLAYSWWFAPGSQVSVLYRNNSYLFSRNNNQSFNENLNESLDSKNLNHIFSISVRYFIDYNSLKKKN encoded by the coding sequence TTGCAGACTAAATTTACATCAGAAAAAATTTCTATTGATGGAAAATTAGACGAAGAAATTTGGAAAACAGCTTCTACAGCTACTGATTTTGTAATGATAAATCCGGGCAATGGCACTCCAATTCCTGAAGGTCAAAAAGCAGATGTAAAATTAGTTTATGACAATGAAGCTGTTTACATAGGTGCGATTTTGTATGATAATGAACCTAACAAAATTTTGAAAGAGTTAACTCTAAGAGATGATTTTGCTACTGCAGATCATTTTGGAGTTTTTATAAATGGATATAATGACGGGCAACATGAATTCCGTTTTTTTGTTAGCGCTGCAGGAGTTCAAATAGACGGAATTTATACAGAATCTAATGGCGAAGACTTTTCTTGGGATGCTATTTGGAAAAGTGAAGTGAAAATTACAGATTTTGGGTGGGTTGTTGAAATGAAAATCCCTTATGCTGCATTACGTTTCCCAAAATCTGAACAGCAAACTTGGGGAATAAACTTTTATAGAGAAGTTCGTCGTGATCGTTACCAATATTGTTGGAGTTTGATTAGCAACACTATTCAAAACGAAGCTTTATGTGCCGGATTATTACAAGGAATTGAAAATGTAAAAACACCCACAAGACTTTTCTTGATTCCTTATTCATCCTTTTATTTAAACACAAAAGAAGGTCAAAAAAGTCAAACCGAGTTTAAAGGCGGAATGGATATTAAATATGGTATTAATGATGCTTTTACTTTAGATGCGATTCTTGTTCCTGATTTTGGTCAAACAAAATTTGATAATGTTGAGTTAAACCTGAGCGCTTTTGAACAAATTTTTGCAGAACAAAGACCTTTTTTTACAGAAGGAACCGACTTATTTTCTAAAGGTGATTTATTCTATTCAAGGAGAATTGGAAGTGAACCATCAACTTACCCAACAACGACTGCTGACGAAGAAGTAATTGAATATCCAAATACTGTAAACTTATTAAACGCATTAAAAATTTCTGGTCGAACCAAAAATGGTTTAGGAATAGGAATTCTAAATGCCATTACCGAAAAAACAGAAGCTACAATTAGGAAAACAACCATAAATCCAGACAATACAGTCACAATTACTGAAAGAGATGAAGTTGTTGAACCTTTAGCAAATTATAATGTCTTCGTATTAGACCAACGTTTCAACAAAAACTCCTCCATTTCATTGGTTAACACTAATGTTACCCGAAACGGTGAATTTAGAGATGCAAATGTTTCAGCATTGGTTTGGGATTTAAACAGCAAAGGAAACAAGTTTAATTTAGATGGAGATGTAAAATACAGTTATGTTAATGAATTAAGTGGTTTAGATGATAAAAAAGGATATGTAACTTCACTAAGCTTTGGAAAAACTAGTGGAAAAAGAAGATTTCGGATTGGTGGAAACTATGTTTCTAACGAATTTGACAACAATGATTTAGGAGTTAATTTTCAAACACATTATCATTCATTGTATGGAAATACTAGTTATAGAATTTTAAAACCAAACAAACTTTTTAATGAATTTAGCACCTATTTGAATCTTTATTCGGAATATGATAACAGAACCGGAAGAATACAAGCTGGTAGTGCTAATATACAATTTAACATTACAAATAAAAAGAATGATTATATAGGTTTTGGTGTAAACACAAATCCATTAAAAACCTATGATTTTTATGAACCACGCTCATATGACGAAAGAAGATTTGTTGAAATTCCTGAACAAATGAGTTTCTTCTTTTACTTTTCAGGAAACTACAACCGAAAGTTTGCTTTAGACTTTAATCCTTCATTCACTTTTGTTAATGAGCTGCAAAGAGTTACCTATGGTTTCAACTTTGGACCAAGATATAGATTCAACGATAAATTTTCACTTATTTATAATTTTAGATTTGTCCGTCAAAACAAAAATACTGGCTGGGCAGCTTTTGATGAATTTGACAACACTATTTTTTCTAGAAGAGATCGAAAAAGCATAACAAATACTTTATCTGCTAAATATTCTATAAATAATAAAATGAATATTAATTTAAATATTCGCCATTATTGGTCTTCGCTAAATGTGCTTCAATATCTAAATTTAAAAGATGATGGAACACTTGAAAACAATTACACATATTCCGAAAACAGAAATCAAAATCTTAATACTTGGAACCTTGATTTAGCTTATTCTTGGTGGTTTGCGCCTGGAAGTCAAGTTTCTGTTTTGTACAGAAATAATTCTTATCTATTCTCAAGAAATAACAATCAATCTTTTAATGAAAACTTAAACGAATCTTTAGATAGTAAAAACTTAAACCATATTTTTTCTATAAGTGTTCGTTATTTCATAGATTACAATTCATTGAAGAAAAAAAATTAA